In a genomic window of Brassica rapa cultivar Chiifu-401-42 chromosome A10, CAAS_Brap_v3.01, whole genome shotgun sequence:
- the LOC103844869 gene encoding vesicle-associated protein 4-1, with protein sequence MAITDRQNPNAEEKKKLLFKLCPFFWQRRTTTASSSSKPSLARSILPARRRLRLDPSSYLYFPYEAGKQVRSAIKLKNTSKSHTAFKFQTTAPKSCYMRPPGGVLAPGESVFATVFKFVEHPENNEKHKLNKKSKAKFKIMSLKVKPGVEFVPELFDEQKDQVIVERVLRVIFLDADRPSAALEKLTRQLEEAEAAVEVRKKPPPETGPRVVGEGLVIDEWKERREKYLARQQVDSIDSSS encoded by the exons ATGGCGATCACTGACCGTCAGAATCCGAATgctgaggagaagaagaagctgctATTCAAGCTATGCCCGTTCTTCTGGCAGAGGAGAACCACCACcgcctcttcttcttctaagcCGTCCTTGGCGAGATCAATTCTGCCGGCTCGCCGTCGTCTCCGACTAGATCCTTCCAGCTATCTCTATTTCCCTT ATGAAGCTGGTAAACAAGTGAGAAGCGCAATCAAGCTTAAGAACACTAGCAAATCTCACACTGCATTCAAG TTCCAAACAACTGCACCTAAGAGTTGTTACATGCGTCCTCCTGGTGGTGTGTTGGCTCCAGGGGAGAGCGTCTTTGCAACCG TGTTCAAGTTCGTGGAACACCCAGAGAACAACGAGAAACACAAGTTAAACAAGAAGAGCAAGGCTAAGTTTAAGATTATGAGCCTCAAAGTGAAACCGGGTGTCGAGTTTGTGCCCGAGTTG TTTGATGAGCAAAAGGATCAAGTAATCGTGGAGCGGGTTCTTCGGGTCATTTTTCTTGATGCGGACCGCCCAAGTGCT GCACTGGAGAAACTGACACGTCAATTGGAGGAAGCTGAAGCTGCTGTTGAAGTAAGAAAGAAGCCTCCACCAGAGACAGGGCCTCGTGTTGTTGGGGAGGGTCTTGTCATTGACGAATGG AAGGAGCGAAGAGAGAAGTACCTTGCTCGACAACAAGTCGATTCCATAGATTCTTCTTCCTAA